One stretch of Pandoraea oxalativorans DNA includes these proteins:
- a CDS encoding MinD/ParA family ATP-binding protein, whose amino-acid sequence MVKLVLDQAEGLRRLVARHTTRIVAVVGSAPEAGQTSVALNLASALAHHGQDVVLADESGHAAPALGLPLRGDIHDVLAGRISSEAVRVQTRDNVVLVPVAHRHPERIDPQRALPVLTVGEPDVVIVDCTHAGGVLSPLAAHAHDVLVVLGCEPASITGAYSWIKQAHYEYALAQFRVLVNRAEDMEARVVCRNLATTASRYLAVSLELAGHVPSDRQVVRARHLTRTVVDAFPMAPAAVAYRQLAAQVMHWPLAIRDTGPAALGAGIGQVGDCGGDRGVEMTHGVGAVSAHTA is encoded by the coding sequence TTGGTTAAACTCGTACTCGATCAAGCTGAGGGGCTGCGCCGACTGGTGGCGCGCCATACCACGCGCATCGTCGCGGTGGTAGGAAGTGCGCCTGAAGCCGGTCAGACGAGCGTTGCCCTGAATCTGGCCAGTGCACTGGCTCATCACGGTCAGGATGTCGTACTGGCCGACGAGAGCGGCCATGCAGCACCGGCGCTCGGTCTGCCGTTGCGTGGCGACATCCACGATGTGCTGGCGGGGCGCATTTCGTCCGAAGCGGTGCGTGTTCAGACGCGCGACAACGTGGTGCTGGTGCCGGTGGCACATCGTCATCCCGAGCGCATCGATCCGCAGCGTGCATTGCCGGTGCTGACCGTTGGCGAGCCGGACGTCGTGATCGTCGACTGCACGCACGCCGGTGGCGTGCTGAGCCCGTTGGCGGCGCATGCGCACGACGTACTGGTGGTGCTCGGTTGTGAACCGGCGTCGATCACGGGCGCGTACTCGTGGATCAAGCAGGCGCATTACGAATATGCACTGGCGCAGTTCCGGGTGTTGGTGAACCGGGCGGAGGATATGGAGGCACGCGTCGTGTGCCGCAACCTGGCCACGACGGCGAGTCGTTATCTGGCGGTGTCGCTGGAGCTGGCCGGGCATGTGCCGTCGGACCGTCAGGTCGTGCGGGCGCGGCATCTGACGCGTACCGTGGTCGATGCCTTTCCGATGGCGCCGGCGGCGGTGGCTTATCGTCAGTTGGCGGCGCAGGTGATGCATTGGCCGTTGGCCATTCGGGACACGGGACCGGCGGCGTTGGGTGCCGGGATCGGTCAGGTGGGCGATTGCGGCGGCGATCGCGGTGTCGAGATGACGCATGGCGTGGGCGCGGTGAGCGCGCACACGGCCTGA
- the flhF gene encoding flagellar biosynthesis protein FlhF, giving the protein MKIRKFFAGTCRDALRQIREEIGPDAVVLSNRSVANGVEIVALAEEDLDALAGGDMPTHRPRPRPAAPAPAPVASPAAAANDIAATSAFAQSMMGELQSMRGLLEEQVAGLVWNDKQRRSPAQGEILRTLLAAGFSAQLGRALLEHLPEGSDRESALDWVKNALKRNLPIMPNEDELMDRGGVYALMGPTGVGKTTTTAKLAARCVMRHGAEKLALLTTDSYRIGGHEQLRIYGKILGVTVHAVKDATDLRLALTELRNKHMVLIDTVGMSQRDRTVPEQVAMLCGAETPVQRLLLLNATSHGDTLNEVVHAYRSASAEGGGDLAGCILTKLDETTNLGSVLDTVIRHRLPVHYVSTGQRVPENLHVADRQFLIDTALTAPVTGSPFVPSEEDLPAVVRGVDPNYSGLFAPAQPSGEACFG; this is encoded by the coding sequence GTGAAGATTCGGAAATTCTTTGCGGGCACGTGCCGCGACGCACTGCGCCAGATTCGCGAGGAAATCGGACCCGACGCGGTCGTATTGTCCAATCGCTCGGTCGCCAACGGCGTCGAGATCGTGGCGTTGGCGGAAGAGGATCTGGACGCGCTCGCCGGGGGCGACATGCCGACGCATCGTCCGCGTCCCCGTCCTGCTGCGCCGGCCCCGGCGCCCGTGGCGAGTCCCGCCGCCGCCGCGAACGACATCGCCGCGACCAGCGCTTTCGCGCAGTCGATGATGGGCGAGTTGCAAAGCATGCGCGGGTTGCTCGAAGAGCAGGTCGCGGGTCTTGTGTGGAACGACAAGCAACGTCGTTCGCCGGCACAGGGCGAGATTTTGCGCACGTTGCTTGCGGCGGGCTTTTCGGCGCAGCTCGGCCGGGCGCTGCTGGAGCATCTGCCGGAAGGCAGCGACCGCGAGAGCGCTCTGGACTGGGTGAAGAACGCGCTCAAGCGCAATCTGCCCATCATGCCGAACGAAGACGAATTGATGGACCGCGGTGGCGTGTATGCACTCATGGGGCCGACCGGGGTGGGCAAGACCACGACCACGGCCAAGCTCGCGGCGCGTTGCGTAATGCGTCACGGTGCGGAGAAGCTCGCACTGCTCACGACCGACAGCTATCGTATCGGCGGCCATGAGCAGTTGCGCATCTACGGCAAGATTCTGGGCGTGACGGTGCATGCGGTGAAGGACGCGACGGATCTGCGTCTGGCCCTGACCGAACTGCGCAACAAGCATATGGTGCTGATCGACACGGTCGGCATGAGCCAGCGCGACCGCACGGTGCCTGAGCAGGTGGCGATGCTGTGCGGGGCGGAGACGCCGGTGCAGCGTCTGCTGTTGCTCAACGCCACGAGCCACGGCGACACGCTCAACGAGGTGGTGCACGCTTATCGCAGCGCAAGCGCCGAGGGCGGTGGCGACCTGGCCGGGTGTATTCTGACGAAACTCGACGAGACGACCAACCTGGGTTCGGTGCTCGATACGGTGATTCGTCACCGTCTGCCGGTGCATTACGTCTCGACGGGGCAGCGCGTACCGGAGAACCTGCACGTGGCGGACCGACAGTTCCTGATCGACACGGCATTGACTGCGCCGGTGACGGGTTCGCCGTTCGTGCCGTCCGAGGAAGATTTGCCGGCCGTGGTGCGCGGGGTCGATCCCAACTACAGCGGGCTGTTCGCGCCCGCACAACCTTCAGGCGAGGCCTGCTTTGGTTAA
- the flhA gene encoding flagellar biosynthesis protein FlhA produces MNLNPRANQLLRASQLLLGGNLKSLAAPVLIIMILGMMILPLPPFILDLLFTFNIALAVMVLLVSMYTQKPLDFAAFPSVLLFSTLLRLSLNVASTRVVLLEGHTGPDAAGKVIEAFGHFLVGGNYAVGIVVFVILVVINFMVITKGAGRIAEVGARFTLDAMPGKQMAIDADLNAGLIGEEEARNRRKVIAQEADFYGSMDGASKFVRGDAVAGLLIMLINIIGGLIVGVVQHNLDLATAAKNYTLLTIGDGLVAQIPALVISTAAGVVVSRVATDEDVGQQVVSQLFNNPQVLGITAAILGLMGLIPGMPHFAFLLLALGLGALARWQFRKAAAAKVQATRPTPVAATAAPEVAEASWDDVALVDPLGLEVGYRLIPLVDRNQDGELLKRIKGIRKKFAQEIGFLAPVVHIRDNLELRPNQYRITLKGVIIGEGEAYPGQLLAIDPGQVSAPLQGTPTRDPAFGLPATWIDVGQRDQAQAYGYTVVDAGTVVATHLNHLINAHAHELLGRQEVQQLIERIGKDAPKLIEDLVPKTVALTTLQKVLQNLLEEQVPIRDMRTIIDTIAEHGARVQDPYDLTALVRLSLGRAITQSVFPGSGDLEVVGLDANLERILTQALSAGGGTGLEPGLADTLLRETQAAVTRQERQGLPSVLLVQHPLRSLLSRFLRRSLPQLKVLSYAEVPDTRNVKMTALIGGQA; encoded by the coding sequence ATGAACCTCAACCCTCGCGCGAACCAGCTATTGCGTGCGTCGCAACTGCTCCTCGGCGGCAACTTGAAGTCGCTCGCCGCGCCGGTGCTGATCATCATGATTCTGGGCATGATGATCCTCCCGCTGCCGCCGTTCATCCTGGATCTGTTGTTCACGTTCAACATCGCCCTCGCGGTGATGGTGCTGCTGGTGTCCATGTACACGCAGAAACCGCTCGACTTCGCGGCGTTCCCGAGCGTGCTGCTGTTCTCCACACTGCTGCGTCTGTCGCTGAACGTGGCGTCCACGCGCGTGGTGCTGCTCGAAGGCCACACCGGCCCGGACGCCGCCGGTAAGGTGATCGAGGCGTTCGGTCACTTCCTGGTGGGCGGCAACTACGCCGTCGGTATCGTGGTGTTCGTCATCCTCGTGGTCATCAACTTCATGGTGATCACGAAGGGCGCGGGGCGTATCGCCGAAGTGGGCGCACGTTTTACCCTCGACGCCATGCCCGGCAAGCAGATGGCCATCGACGCCGACCTGAACGCCGGTCTGATCGGGGAAGAGGAAGCGCGCAACCGTCGTAAGGTGATTGCGCAGGAAGCCGACTTCTACGGCTCGATGGACGGTGCGTCCAAGTTCGTGCGCGGCGACGCGGTCGCCGGTCTGTTGATCATGCTGATCAACATCATCGGCGGGCTGATCGTCGGCGTGGTCCAGCACAATCTGGATCTCGCGACCGCCGCCAAGAATTACACGCTGCTGACCATCGGTGACGGTCTCGTTGCGCAGATCCCGGCGCTGGTGATCTCGACGGCGGCCGGTGTGGTGGTGTCGCGTGTGGCGACCGACGAAGATGTCGGCCAGCAGGTTGTCTCGCAACTCTTCAACAACCCGCAGGTGCTGGGCATCACGGCTGCGATTCTCGGCTTGATGGGCCTGATCCCGGGCATGCCGCACTTTGCCTTCCTGCTGCTCGCGCTCGGTCTGGGCGCACTGGCCCGCTGGCAGTTCCGCAAGGCGGCTGCCGCCAAGGTGCAGGCAACGCGCCCGACGCCGGTCGCGGCGACCGCAGCGCCCGAAGTGGCCGAAGCGTCGTGGGACGACGTGGCGCTGGTCGACCCGCTGGGGCTGGAAGTCGGCTATCGCCTGATCCCGCTCGTCGACCGTAATCAGGATGGCGAACTGCTCAAGCGCATCAAGGGCATCCGCAAGAAGTTCGCGCAGGAGATCGGCTTCCTCGCGCCGGTGGTGCACATCCGGGACAACCTGGAACTGCGTCCGAACCAGTACCGCATCACGCTCAAGGGCGTGATCATCGGCGAAGGCGAAGCGTACCCGGGCCAACTGCTTGCCATCGACCCGGGGCAGGTCAGTGCGCCGCTGCAAGGCACGCCGACGCGCGATCCGGCCTTCGGTCTGCCCGCTACGTGGATCGATGTCGGCCAGCGCGATCAGGCGCAGGCGTACGGCTACACCGTGGTCGATGCCGGTACGGTGGTGGCGACTCACCTGAATCACCTGATCAACGCGCATGCCCACGAATTGCTGGGACGTCAGGAAGTGCAGCAGCTCATCGAGCGCATCGGCAAGGACGCGCCGAAGCTCATCGAAGACCTGGTGCCCAAGACCGTCGCGCTCACCACGCTGCAGAAGGTGCTGCAGAATCTGCTCGAAGAGCAGGTGCCGATTCGCGACATGCGCACCATCATCGACACCATCGCCGAGCATGGCGCACGCGTGCAGGATCCGTACGACCTCACGGCGCTGGTGCGACTGTCGCTGGGCCGCGCGATCACGCAGAGCGTGTTCCCGGGCAGTGGCGATCTCGAAGTCGTGGGGCTCGACGCCAATCTCGAACGAATTCTCACGCAGGCGTTGTCGGCCGGCGGCGGCACCGGTCTGGAGCCGGGCCTTGCCGATACGTTGTTGCGTGAAACCCAGGCAGCCGTGACGCGTCAGGAGCGTCAGGGCCTGCCGTCGGTATTGCTGGTTCAACATCCGCTGCGTTCGCTGCTCTCGCGCTTCCTGCGCCGCAGCCTGCCGCAGCTCAAGGTTTTGTCGTATGCGGAAGTGCCAGACACCCGTAACGTGAAAATGACGGCACTCATCGGAGGTCAAGCGTGA
- the flhB gene encoding flagellar biosynthesis protein FlhB — protein MAEESDLEKSESPTPRRLEKAREEGQVARSRELSTFALLAAGVAGMWMTADRISQGFAQLMRHGMQFEPGTAMDTRRMLSYAAHSGADALMVIAPLFVALVIAAIVAPMALGGWLFTTKSLAPNFGRLNPLKGLGRMFSTQGLVELIKAVAKTVLVGGVAYWAIARDKDAVMGLMTQSPRVALPHVGEMIVVCCAFIVASLLLVAAIDIPFQLWQHYKKPRMTKEEVRQENKETEGDPHVKAQIRQLQRQAARRRMMQDVPKADVIVTNPTHFAVALEYKDNMRAPRVLAKGTDLVAQRIREIGAEHRIPILEAPPLARALHRHVEIGHEIPATLYTAVAEVLAWVFQLRRWRTEGGIEPLTPSDLPVPTELDAPRRLGSKRV, from the coding sequence ATGGCTGAGGAAAGCGATCTCGAAAAGTCGGAATCACCCACTCCCCGGCGTCTGGAGAAGGCGCGCGAGGAAGGGCAGGTCGCGCGTTCGCGCGAGCTTTCGACGTTCGCCCTGCTGGCCGCCGGTGTCGCGGGGATGTGGATGACGGCCGACCGCATTTCGCAGGGATTCGCCCAGTTGATGCGCCACGGCATGCAATTCGAGCCGGGCACGGCGATGGACACGCGCCGCATGCTCTCGTACGCTGCGCACTCGGGCGCGGACGCACTCATGGTCATCGCGCCGCTCTTCGTCGCCCTCGTGATCGCCGCGATCGTCGCACCGATGGCGCTGGGCGGCTGGCTCTTCACCACCAAATCGCTCGCCCCCAACTTCGGCCGCCTGAACCCGCTCAAGGGATTGGGCCGCATGTTCTCGACGCAAGGGCTGGTCGAACTGATCAAGGCCGTGGCCAAGACCGTGCTCGTGGGCGGTGTGGCTTACTGGGCCATCGCCCGCGACAAAGACGCCGTGATGGGTCTGATGACGCAGTCGCCGCGCGTGGCGCTGCCGCACGTAGGCGAGATGATCGTGGTGTGCTGCGCGTTTATCGTGGCGTCGCTGCTGCTGGTGGCGGCCATCGATATCCCGTTCCAGCTGTGGCAGCACTACAAGAAGCCGCGCATGACCAAAGAGGAAGTGCGTCAGGAAAACAAGGAAACCGAGGGCGATCCGCACGTCAAGGCGCAAATCCGTCAGTTGCAGCGTCAGGCCGCGCGCCGGCGCATGATGCAGGACGTGCCCAAGGCCGACGTGATCGTGACGAACCCGACGCACTTTGCCGTCGCCCTCGAATACAAGGACAACATGCGTGCGCCGCGTGTGCTCGCCAAGGGCACCGATCTGGTCGCGCAGCGTATCCGTGAGATCGGGGCGGAGCACCGCATCCCGATCCTCGAAGCCCCGCCGCTGGCCCGTGCGTTGCATCGTCACGTGGAAATCGGTCACGAAATCCCGGCCACGCTGTACACGGCCGTGGCCGAAGTGCTGGCGTGGGTCTTCCAGCTTCGCCGCTGGCGCACCGAGGGGGGCATCGAGCCGCTGACCCCGTCGGATCTGCCCGTGCCGACCGAGCTCGACGCGCCCCGGCGCCTCGGGTCGAAACGAGTGTAA
- the cheZ gene encoding protein phosphatase CheZ, translated as MLMRVGQLTRMLRDNLRELGLDKQLEQAAEAIPDARDRLNYVATMTEQAAVRALTAIELAKPIQDRLEADANALDARWAKWFDQPLELDDARQLVTETRTYLRRVPDDTRATNNHLMEIMMAQDFQDLTGQVIKKIMEVVQEIEKHLVQTLLENMPPEKRKEAEDSLLNGPQINKEGRTDIVADQGQVDDLLASLGF; from the coding sequence ATGCTGATGCGCGTCGGGCAGTTGACGCGCATGCTGCGCGACAATCTGCGCGAACTCGGGCTGGACAAGCAGCTGGAGCAGGCAGCCGAGGCGATTCCGGATGCCCGCGATCGCTTGAACTACGTCGCGACCATGACGGAACAGGCGGCCGTGCGTGCGCTGACGGCCATCGAACTGGCCAAGCCCATTCAGGACCGTCTCGAAGCGGACGCCAACGCGCTCGACGCGCGCTGGGCCAAGTGGTTCGACCAGCCGCTGGAACTCGACGACGCGCGTCAACTGGTCACCGAGACCCGCACCTATCTGCGTCGCGTGCCGGACGACACCCGCGCGACCAACAACCATCTGATGGAAATCATGATGGCGCAGGACTTCCAGGATCTGACCGGGCAGGTCATCAAGAAGATCATGGAAGTGGTGCAGGAGATCGAGAAGCATCTGGTCCAGACGCTGCTCGAGAACATGCCGCCCGAGAAGCGCAAGGAAGCCGAAGACTCGCTACTCAACGGGCCGCAGATCAACAAGGAAGGCCGCACCGACATCGTGGCCGATCAGGGACAGGTCGACGACCTGCTCGCCAGCCTCGGTTTCTGA
- the cheY gene encoding chemotaxis response regulator CheY: MVDKNMKFLVVDDFPTMRRIVRNLLKELGFSNVDEAEDGVAALAKLRGGSFEFVVSDWNMPNMDGLTMLQTIRADPNLAKLPVLMVTAEAKKENIIAAAQAGASGYVVKPFTAATLDEKLGKIFEKMEKTGA, from the coding sequence ATGGTAGACAAGAACATGAAATTCCTGGTCGTCGACGATTTTCCGACGATGCGCCGCATTGTGCGAAACCTGCTCAAGGAGCTGGGTTTCTCCAATGTCGACGAAGCGGAAGACGGTGTGGCGGCGCTGGCCAAGCTGCGCGGCGGTAGCTTCGAATTCGTGGTGTCCGACTGGAACATGCCGAACATGGACGGCCTGACGATGCTCCAGACGATCCGTGCCGACCCGAACCTGGCCAAGCTGCCGGTGCTGATGGTCACGGCCGAAGCCAAGAAGGAAAACATCATCGCCGCCGCCCAGGCCGGTGCGAGCGGGTATGTGGTCAAGCCGTTCACGGCCGCGACCCTCGATGAGAAGCTGGGCAAGATCTTCGAAAAAATGGAAAAAACGGGGGCCTGA
- a CDS encoding protein-glutamate methylesterase/protein-glutamine glutaminase, with the protein MTEIINAHPDMTVVATAPDPLVARDLIKQHNPDVLTLDVEMPRMDGLDFLEKLMRLRPMPVLMVSSLTERGSEVTMRALELGAVDFVTKPRLGIRDGMLEYGEMIADKIRAAARARVRSAPPKSAAPVAVEAAPMLRNPLVSTERLIIIGASTGGTEAIREVLVPMPPDAPAILITQHMPAGFTKSFAQRLNGLCRITVKEAEHGERVLPGHAYIAPGGDTHLQLSRSGANYVAVLDPAPPVNRHRPSVDVLFRSAAVHAGRNAIGVILTGMGRDGAAGLVEMRRAGAYTFAQDEASCIVFGMPREAIAMGGAEEVVPLHEMARKVLHQVAKFGERTQRV; encoded by the coding sequence ATGACGGAGATCATCAATGCGCATCCGGACATGACCGTAGTGGCGACCGCACCCGACCCGCTCGTGGCGCGCGATCTGATCAAGCAGCACAACCCGGACGTGCTCACGCTCGACGTCGAAATGCCGCGCATGGACGGGCTGGACTTCCTCGAGAAGCTCATGCGCCTGCGCCCGATGCCGGTGCTCATGGTGTCGTCGCTGACCGAGCGCGGCTCGGAAGTCACGATGCGTGCGCTCGAACTCGGCGCGGTCGATTTCGTGACGAAGCCGCGTCTGGGTATTCGTGACGGCATGCTCGAATACGGCGAGATGATCGCCGACAAGATTCGTGCGGCCGCCCGCGCCCGCGTGCGCAGCGCTCCGCCCAAGAGCGCGGCCCCGGTGGCGGTGGAAGCCGCGCCGATGCTGCGCAATCCGCTCGTGTCGACGGAAAGGCTGATCATCATCGGCGCGTCGACGGGCGGCACGGAAGCGATTCGCGAAGTGCTCGTGCCGATGCCGCCGGACGCCCCGGCGATTCTCATCACGCAGCACATGCCGGCGGGCTTCACCAAGTCGTTTGCGCAACGCCTGAACGGGCTGTGCCGCATTACGGTGAAGGAAGCCGAACACGGCGAGCGTGTGTTGCCGGGCCACGCCTACATTGCACCTGGGGGCGACACCCACCTGCAACTCTCGCGCAGCGGCGCGAACTACGTGGCCGTGCTCGATCCGGCGCCGCCGGTGAATCGACATCGTCCGTCGGTCGATGTATTGTTTCGCTCCGCGGCCGTGCATGCCGGACGTAACGCCATCGGCGTGATTCTCACGGGCATGGGCCGCGACGGTGCGGCCGGTCTGGTCGAGATGCGCCGCGCCGGCGCGTATACGTTCGCGCAGGACGAAGCGAGCTGCATCGTGTTCGGCATGCCGCGCGAAGCCATTGCCATGGGCGGCGCGGAGGAAGTGGTGCCGTTGCACGAGATGGCCCGAAAAGTGCTTCATCAGGTCGCGAAATTCGGCGAACGCACGCAACGGGTATAG
- the cheD gene encoding chemoreceptor glutamine deamidase CheD, with translation MAAQPLAEALATNHYFDNAFNTQAVKLLPSEYFVTTEDIMLVTVLGSCVAACVRDSVTGIGGMNHFMLPDDGESERDRLLSASMRYGAYAMEMLINELIKLGARRERLEAKVFGGGAVLAGMTTLNIGDRNANFVLRYLEMEQIRVTAQDLLGPHPRKVCFLPRTGRVMVKKLGDRGDPAIVQREQAYAQRLRAREVRGSVELFAPPARNAKPRPGPDNRKMEEA, from the coding sequence ATGGCAGCACAGCCATTGGCCGAAGCACTCGCGACCAATCACTACTTCGACAATGCGTTCAATACGCAGGCGGTGAAGCTGCTGCCGTCGGAGTATTTCGTCACGACCGAAGACATCATGCTCGTGACGGTGCTCGGTTCGTGCGTGGCCGCTTGCGTGCGCGACAGCGTCACCGGAATCGGTGGCATGAACCACTTCATGCTGCCGGACGATGGCGAGAGTGAGCGCGATCGGCTACTCTCTGCGTCCATGCGTTACGGCGCATACGCGATGGAAATGCTCATCAACGAGCTGATCAAGCTCGGCGCACGGCGCGAGCGTCTGGAGGCGAAGGTCTTCGGCGGCGGCGCGGTGCTCGCGGGCATGACCACGCTCAATATCGGCGATCGCAACGCGAACTTCGTGTTGCGCTATCTCGAGATGGAGCAGATTCGCGTGACTGCGCAGGATCTGCTCGGACCGCATCCGCGCAAGGTGTGCTTCTTGCCGCGCACCGGGCGGGTGATGGTCAAGAAGCTGGGCGACCGGGGCGATCCGGCCATCGTCCAGCGGGAACAGGCGTACGCGCAGCGTTTGCGTGCACGCGAAGTACGGGGCTCCGTAGAACTCTTTGCGCCACCGGCCAGAAATGCCAAGCCTCGGCCGGGGCCTGACAACCGAAAAATGGAGGAGGCTTGA
- a CDS encoding CheR family methyltransferase, producing the protein MTDSRNTSHLTRRGGSGPDGDALSRSADFARASGAALSGERDFAFSLADFSRIRNLIYQRAGIALAEHKREMVYSRIARRLRALGMTSFTEYLDMLEADTGDSEWESFTNALTTNLTSFFRESHHFPLLADFVRNRAKPISVWCCAASTGEEPYSIAMTLVDTLGSRPNATVLATDVDTQVLARASAAVYNGEQTGKLSQEQLRKHFLRGTGANSGKIKVRPELQQLVTFEPLNLLAPSWQIGGPFDVIFCRNVMIYFDKATQARILERFVPLLKPDGLLFAGHSENFTYVSRAFRLRGQTVYELAGAGARGA; encoded by the coding sequence ATGACCGATTCGCGCAACACCTCGCATCTGACGCGTCGCGGCGGCTCCGGCCCCGATGGCGACGCGCTCTCGCGCAGCGCGGATTTCGCGCGCGCCAGTGGCGCCGCCCTGTCGGGCGAGCGCGACTTTGCGTTCTCGCTGGCGGACTTCAGCCGCATTCGCAATCTGATCTACCAGCGCGCCGGGATTGCGCTGGCAGAGCACAAGCGCGAAATGGTCTACAGCCGCATCGCGCGACGTCTGCGTGCGCTGGGCATGACAAGCTTCACCGAATATCTCGACATGCTCGAAGCCGACACCGGCGACAGCGAGTGGGAGTCGTTCACCAACGCGCTGACGACGAACCTCACGTCGTTCTTCCGCGAGTCGCACCATTTCCCGCTGCTCGCCGACTTCGTGCGCAATCGCGCCAAGCCGATTTCGGTGTGGTGCTGTGCAGCGTCGACCGGCGAAGAGCCGTATTCGATTGCGATGACGCTGGTCGACACGCTCGGCTCGCGTCCCAACGCGACGGTACTGGCCACGGACGTCGATACGCAGGTCCTGGCCCGCGCTTCGGCCGCCGTCTACAACGGTGAACAGACCGGCAAGCTCTCGCAGGAGCAGCTGCGCAAGCATTTTCTGCGGGGTACGGGCGCGAACTCGGGGAAGATCAAGGTGCGTCCCGAATTGCAGCAACTGGTGACGTTCGAGCCGCTCAACCTGCTCGCCCCGTCGTGGCAGATCGGCGGGCCGTTCGACGTGATCTTCTGCCGCAACGTGATGATCTATTTCGACAAGGCCACGCAGGCGCGCATTCTCGAGCGCTTCGTCCCTTTGCTCAAACCGGACGGCCTGCTGTTCGCGGGGCATTCGGAGAACTTCACTTATGTGAGCCGGGCGTTCCGTCTGCGTGGGCAGACGGTGTACGAACTGGCCGGCGCCGGAGCACGGGGAGCCTGA
- a CDS encoding methyl-accepting chemotaxis protein, which translates to MMQLSLKAKLWSALALMWLGLLILGGWAALHERSTMMSERRAAVENIVTSADGILRDYAAQAAAGKITVEEAKQQAMARLKVMRYGEGGNGYVVIFDTKPTVLMHPTLADLVGKDVSTYKDTNGKLLYVEMARVAKDKGAGFVDYYGRVAGSDQRMAKLSFVKYFAAWDWGLMSGVYVQDVDEAFYATLIRFGIALLLIGGIVTAAMVVIIRNVQRSLGGEPEYAAGIAHRIASGDLHSHVDVAPGDTHSLLYAMQRMQHTLAETISQIRQGTESITTAAHEIAAGNTDLSARTEQQAASLEETASSMEQLTATVRQNADNARQASQLAVNASEIATRGGEVSEQVGATMDGISTSSNKIVDIIGVIDGIAFQTNILALNAAVEAARAGEQGRGFAVVAGEVRTLAQRSAAAAKEIKALIEDSSRRVQDGTALVTRQRQTMEEIVQAVKRVTDIMGEISAASAEQSSGIEQVNRAVTQMDEVTQQNAALVEEAAAAAGAMESQAQELRAAVSVFQTGGVAGTGSVHAIGASRRESAAQPLARAA; encoded by the coding sequence ATGATGCAGTTGAGTCTCAAAGCAAAACTCTGGTCGGCGCTTGCGCTCATGTGGCTGGGGCTTTTGATTCTCGGTGGCTGGGCTGCCCTGCACGAGCGCAGCACGATGATGTCGGAGCGGCGCGCGGCAGTGGAAAACATCGTCACGAGCGCCGACGGTATTCTGCGCGACTACGCAGCGCAGGCAGCGGCGGGCAAGATCACCGTCGAAGAGGCGAAACAACAGGCCATGGCGCGACTGAAAGTCATGCGCTACGGCGAAGGCGGCAACGGCTACGTGGTGATTTTCGACACCAAGCCGACCGTCCTCATGCATCCGACGCTCGCCGATCTGGTGGGCAAGGACGTCTCCACCTACAAGGATACGAACGGCAAGCTGCTCTACGTCGAAATGGCCCGCGTGGCCAAGGACAAGGGGGCAGGCTTCGTCGACTACTACGGTCGCGTCGCGGGCAGCGATCAGCGCATGGCCAAGCTCTCGTTCGTGAAGTACTTCGCGGCGTGGGACTGGGGCCTGATGAGCGGCGTGTATGTGCAGGACGTCGACGAGGCGTTTTACGCCACGCTCATTCGCTTCGGCATTGCACTCCTGCTGATCGGCGGCATCGTGACGGCTGCGATGGTCGTGATCATCCGCAACGTGCAGCGTAGCCTCGGCGGTGAGCCGGAGTACGCGGCGGGCATTGCGCACCGCATCGCGAGCGGCGATCTGCACAGCCACGTGGATGTGGCCCCGGGCGACACGCACAGCCTGCTCTACGCCATGCAACGCATGCAGCACACGCTGGCCGAAACCATCTCGCAGATCCGTCAGGGCACCGAGTCGATCACCACTGCCGCGCATGAGATCGCGGCGGGCAACACCGACCTGTCGGCGCGTACCGAACAGCAGGCGGCGTCGCTGGAAGAAACCGCGTCGTCGATGGAACAGCTCACGGCGACCGTGCGCCAGAACGCCGATAACGCGCGTCAGGCCAGCCAACTGGCGGTCAATGCATCGGAAATCGCCACGCGCGGCGGCGAAGTGTCCGAGCAGGTCGGTGCGACGATGGACGGCATCTCCACCAGCTCGAACAAGATCGTCGACATCATCGGCGTGATCGATGGCATCGCTTTCCAGACGAACATCCTCGCGCTGAACGCTGCGGTGGAAGCGGCGCGTGCGGGCGAACAGGGTCGCGGTTTCGCGGTGGTTGCAGGCGAAGTGCGCACGCTGGCCCAGCGCAGTGCGGCGGCCGCCAAGGAAATCAAGGCGCTGATCGAAGACTCGTCGCGCCGCGTGCAGGACGGCACGGCGCTCGTGACGCGTCAGCGTCAGACCATGGAAGAGATCGTGCAGGCGGTCAAACGCGTAACGGACATCATGGGCGAGATCTCGGCGGCGTCGGCCGAACAGTCGAGCGGCATCGAACAGGTCAATCGTGCAGTGACGCAGATGGACGAGGTGACGCAGCAGAACGCGGCGCTCGTGGAAGAGGCGGCCGCGGCCGCCGGCGCGATGGAGTCGCAGGCGCAGGAATTGCGTGCGGCCGTGTCCGTCTTCCAGACGGGCGGGGTGGCGGGTACGGGGAGCGTGCATGCGATTGGCGCGTCCCGGCGCGAGTCGGCGGCACAGCCGCTGGCCCGTGCGGCATAA